A window of the Lactuca sativa cultivar Salinas chromosome 7, Lsat_Salinas_v11, whole genome shotgun sequence genome harbors these coding sequences:
- the LOC111893067 gene encoding pre-mRNA polyadenylation factor FIP1 codes for MASTSYLYIFAIVLFSIATNEMCFASRNLLQATTFPTLPQPQMPTIPTLPLPQIPSIPNMPKLSFPPLPSMPTIPNFPTTLPNIPFFAPPPSKK; via the coding sequence ATGGCTTCCACCTCCTACCTTTACATTTTTGCAATTGTGCTATTCTCAATTGCAACAAATGAGATGTGTTTTGCTTCCCGCAATTTGCTGCAAGCAACCACATTCCCGACACTGCCACAACCACAAATGCCCACCATCCCCACACTGCCACTACCACAAATACCCAGCATCCCTAACATGCCCAAACTTTCCTTTCCTCCATTGCCTTCTATGCCTACCATCCCTAACTTTCCAACAACTCTTCCCAATATTCCTTTCTTTGCTCCACCACCTTCCAAGAAGTAG
- the LOC111893161 gene encoding protein PELPK2 — MASTSYLYIFAIALFSITTNEMCFASRNLLQATTFPTLPQPQIPTIPTMPQPQIPTIPTMPQPQMPTIPNMPKVSLPPLPSMPTIPNFPTTVPNIPFFAPPPSKK; from the coding sequence ATGGCTTCCACCTCCTACCTTTACATTTTCGCAATTGCACTATTCTCAATTACAACAAATGAGATGTGTTTTGCTTCCCGCAATTTGCTGCAAGCAACCACATTCCCGACACTGCCACAACCACAGATACCAACAATCCCGACAATGCCACAGCCACAGATACCAACAATCCCGACAATGCCACAACCACAAATGCCCACCATCCCTAACATGCCCAAAGTTTCCTTGCCTCCATTGCCTTCTATGCCTACCATCCCTAACTTTCCAACAACTGTTCCCAATATTCCTTTCTTTGCTCCACCACCTTCCAAGAAGTAG